The DNA region CATTCCGTGTCTTTTTACAACTGGTTTAGAGTTTAAAGTAGATACAGATTCAACTTTTACGTTAAATAATTCCTCTACAGCTTTTCTTATTTGAATTTTGTTTGCTTTTGTGTTTACTTCGAAAGTATATTTGTTGTACTCTCTTCTTAACATTTCACTTTTTTCAGTGATAACAGG from Candidatus Fusobacterium pullicola includes:
- the rplW gene encoding 50S ribosomal protein L23; amino-acid sequence: MTAYDIIKRPVITEKSEMLRREYNKYTFEVNTKANKIQIRKAVEELFNVKVESVSTLNSKPVVKRHGMKLYKTQAKKKAIVKLAQGSTITYFKEV